The DNA window AATAACAAAAGTAACCGCCATACCCATACCTAATGATGAGTCAACCTTTTTAGAAACTCCCATAAATGGACAACAACCTAAGAACTTAGCAAATATTATATTATTTATAAATATTGAAGTAACAATTATACTAAATAATCCACCTATACTCATTTTTTAGTCACCTTCTTTTTCTTTGCATCTCTTTCTTTTTTAATATTTATACAAGCCATTATCATACCTATTGTTATAAATCCACCAGGTGCTAATATAAATATTAAAGCAGGTGTAAAGTTAGTAGGAACTAATGAAATTCCAAATACTGAACCATTTCCTAAAATTTCTCTTATTGAACCTAAAAAAGTTAAAGATAAAGTAAATCCTATTCCAGATCCAATACCATCAAGTATAGAATCAATAACTCCATTTTTAGATGCAAAACTTTCTGCTCTTCCAAGAACTATACAGTTAACAACTATTAAAGGTATGAATAATCCTAATACCTTATATAAGTCAGGTGTATAAGCATTCATAACCATATCAACTACTGTAACAAGTGTAGCTATTATCATTATAAATGCAGGTATTCTAACTTCATCTGGTATAAATTTCTTAAAAAGAGATATTAAACCATTTGAACATGCAAGTACAGCTATAACTGCAAGCCCCATTGAAAAACCATTTATTGCACTACTTGTTACCCCAAGAGTAGGACAAAGTCCTAACATTAAAACAAATACTGGGTTTTCTTTAAATATTCCAGCTGTAAGTACTCCTAATTTTTTCATTATTTACTCACCTCATTTTGATAAGTATTTAATGCCTTTATAACTCCTGTATACACAGCTTTAGGAGATATTGTAGCTCCAGCAAAAGCATCTACTGACTTATTAAATTCATAAGTAGCGTCTTTTCCTATCCAATGTTCTTGCCATTCTTTTTCATTAATTTTTGCTCCTAATCCAGGAGTTTCTGAACTAGTAACTACATTTAGTCCTGTTATTTTAGCATCATTATTTATTCCCACAACAAAATTAATATCTCCACCATAACCAGGTTCTGTAACTGATGCAACATAACCTACTACTTCTCCTGCAGCATTAAATCCTGGTATATATTGGATACCTTCTACTTCTTTTGCTTCTTCTTCTTTGAAATCAGAAGCTTCTGGTAAAACTTCTATTCTTGCAGCATTAACTATTTTCTTAGTATTTTCTGCTATAACTTTACTTGTGAAATCATTAACTCCTCCAAGTAATCCAGCTGATATAGCTGCTATTAGACCAAGGACGATCCCAAAATGTATATATCTATTTTCCATTTTTGCTCACCCCTCCAAACTTTTTAGGTCTTATATATCTATCAATTAAAGGAACTACACCATTCATTATTAAAATAGCATATGCTGTTCCTTCTGGATATCCACCTTTCATTCTTATCAAAGAAATTAAAATTCCTAACCCTAATCCAAAAACTACTCTACCTTTTGAAGTTGTTGGGCTTGTAACCATATCAGTTGCCATAAAGAAAGCTCCTAAGAATAATCCTCCTGAGAATATTTGCATCAAAGGATCTGCTCCCATTGCCCAAGTTAAAACAAATACTGTTCCTATTATAGTAGCAGGAAGTTTCCAATCTATATGTTTCTTATAAATTAAATATGCTCCTCCAAGTAATAGAGCCAAAGAAGAAGTTTCTCCTAAACACCCTCCCATTTGCCCTAAAAAAGCATCTACATATTGGTTAGTATTTTCTATCAATGCATCTGATAGTGGAATTCCTCTTTTCATAGCATCCAAAACTGTTGCTCCTGCTTTTCCATCAAAAGCAAAAGTTGTTATTGCTACTGGCCAAGATGCTTGAACAAATGCTCTTCCTACTAAAGCTGGGTTGAAGATATTATGTCCTAAACCACCATAAACCATTTTACCTAATGTTATTGCAACTATATTTCCAACTACCACATATTGTAAAGGCATTATAGCAGGAACCACAAATGCAAATAATATACCTGTTAGTATAGCACTTCCATCAAATGCTTCTATATCTCTTTTTAAAGCTTTTTGACATAAATATTCTGTAAGTATACAAGTCAAAACTGATACGGAAGTTAGTATCAAAGCTCTCACACCAAATGTGTATATAGCCATAGCAAATGCTGGTATCAAGGCTATAACAACATCATACATTACTGACTCAACAGTTTCTGCTGTTCTAATATGAGGAGCTGGTCCTGTTTTTAAAATTGTACTCACTTTTATCCTCCTTAATTAGTTTAATCTACTTTTTTTTAGCTCTTAATTTAGCTTTTCCTGTTTTAATAGCCTCAGCTAAAGGTCTATTAGCAGGACAAATATAAGCACAAGAACCACATTCTATACAATCCATTAGATTATGAACTGCCATTTCTTCATATTCTTTTGCAGCAGCTAATCTATCAAACATAAGTGGTGCAAGCCCCATAGGACATGCAGAAACACACTTAGAACAGCTTATACAAGCTTTTGTCTTGTATGGTCTCATTTCCTCATTAGTTAGAGCTAAAAGCCCTGATGTACCTTTTATTACAGTGGCATCTTCTGTCATTTGAGCAAGTCCCATCATAGGACCTCCCATAACTAATCTTGCCATTTCTTCTCTGTTTACTCCACAGTGATCTAAAATATATGAGAAAGGTGTTCCTATTGCAACTTTTACGTTTTTAGGATTTTTAATAGCCTTTCCAGATACTGTAACAACTTTTTCAATTAAAGGTTTTCCATTTACAACAGCTTCATATATAGCTGCTGCTGTTCCTGTATTTTGTACAACAACACCAACTGCTGATGGAAGTTGTCCAGATGGAACTTGTCTATCTAAAATTGATTTAATAAGTTGTTTTTCTCCTCCTTGTGGATATTTTGTTTTTAATGGAACAATTTTTATATCTGTTCCTTCTGTTGCTTTTCTCATAGATTCAATAGCTTCAGGTTTATTATCTTCTATTCCCACATAAACATCAGAAACATTTAAAATCTTTTTAATAATTTTAATTCCTTCTACTATTGATTTTGGATTTTCTAACATAAGTCTATTGTCCGAATTTAAATAAGGCTCACATTCTGCACCATTTAAAATCAAACTATCTATTTTTGTGTTAGGTGGAGGATTTAATTTTACATGAGTTGGGAAAGTAGCTCCTCCTATACCAACAATACCTTTTTCCCTAATAATATCAAGCAAGGCTTTTTTATCTGCTTCTTCCCAATTTTTAATTTTACTTAGTTCTGCCCACTCTTCTTTTTTGTCATTTTCAATGAAAATTGTCATAACTTTTCCTGATAATGGGAAAGCACGACTTTCAATTTTAGTAACAGTTCCACTCACTGGTGAATGAACAGGTACCGCTAAACCTTCTGCATCTGCAATCTTTTGTCCTTTTAAAACTCTATCCCCTACATTTACAATAGGATTTAAAGGAGCTCCTATATGTTGTAAAAGAGGAACAAAAATTTCATCTGGAGATTCCAATTTTTCAATTGGTAAATGTTCTGTTTGTATTTTATTTTCAGGGGGATGAACTCCACCTCTGAAACCAAAAAATGTCATTTAAAACACTCCTTTCATAATAGTTTATTTTCCACAAGTTGATTTTAACATACATATACAAAATTAACAAGTTTTTATTTTAGTTTTTCTTTTTTCTTATTATACTTCTGCATAATCCTATCTAAATTTTGAACAGTTAGCATTTCTATAACACAGTTATTAATTTTTTCTAAAATTTTATCTAAGTCTTTTTGTTCAGTCTGATTAAACTCTCCTAAGACATGTTCAACAGCACCTTTTTCTTTTGCACCTATACCACACTTTATCCTGATGAACTCTTCTCCTATATGAGAAATTATAGATTTTATTCCATTGTGTCCACCAGAGCTTCCCTTTTCTCTAATTCTAATATCTCCAAAAGATAAATCCATATCATCATAGATAACAATAATATCTTTTTTAGGGTCTAATTTATAAAAATTCACAATCTCTATAACTGAGTTTCCACTTAGGTTCATAAAGGTTTGAGGTTTTAAAAATATAACTTTTTCTCCATCTATATTTTTTTCGCTTACAAGAGCTTGAAATTTTTCTCTTTCATCACTTATATTCATTTTTTTTCTTAAATTATCAACAGCAATGAAACCTATATTATGTCTTGTCTTTTCATATTTTTTACCTGGATTTCCTAAACCAATAACAACTTTCATTTTCTTCCCCTCCTTCCTTTTTATTTTCCCGAATCATTATACTACATATTCCTTATATTTTCATCATTATTTTTATATTTTACAAAGATAATAAAAAGCTTATTACACTTCGTTTGATTTTTGAAATATAATAAGCTTTTATTAAATTTTACTATAAGGTCTCTTATTCATTACTGATACTTATTCTACTTATGTTTTTTCATTTATTTTCAAATATCTTATTCTATGTTTTGTCTATAAAATTTCCCCATAAAAGTAACTGCATGCCAATTATCTATACTATAATTATCTAGCCATTCTAATGTCTTGTTAACAGTATAACAACCTATATAAAAATTTGAAATATGTGAAGAGAAACCTTTTATCTTTTTATACATTTCTACTTTTTTAATAGCTTCTTTTTTTGTTAAGTAAACTCCTAAAAATCTTCCTTCATCTTTCATTTTTTCTACATCACACTCATAAGAATGAGATAGTACATATACTTTCATATCATTCCTCTTCCTTTTCTTCATGCATACCTAATTCCATACTAAAATAGCCTGTTCTATAACCATCAAGCCACTCTAGCTGATTAATTTTTGTTCTATCTATATAAAAACCATCTAAGTGAGAAGAGAAACCTCTTATCTTTTTAAATTTCTCTAAAGCTTTTAAAGCTTCTTTTCTCGTTAAATATATTCCTATAAATCTACTTTCTTCTTTATACTTATATTTATAATCTCCATAACAATATTCATGAGATAATACATATATTTTCATAATTTTACCCCCTTGAAAAATAATTTTTATTATTATAAAATTTTTTTATTCATCTTTAGGAGCACACTTTGATTTAAAACCTTTTGTATAATAATCTTTCCCTATTATCATTGTTTTTATCTTAAAACCATTAGGACAGTCTCTAAATCCAGGTTTTTCTACCAATTCTTTTATTATATTCTCAGCTTTTTCTTTACTTGATAAAAAACCTATTAATTTTTCATCTTTTCTTTCATTTATATGATACAACATATAAACTTTCTTTATTTTTTTACATTCCATATTTTATATCCCCTTTAGTTTTTAAAATCATTTGTATTTTTCATTTTTTTAGATTTCTTTTCATTTAAAACTCCTTATTTCAAAAAATTATCCTAATATATCTCTGTTAAAATTCTGAACTTTTAGTATTAGCATTTATAACTCTATTTCATCATTAGTAACTTATTTGATTTTTCTATTATTTAACAATTTTTTCTCAGAATAAATAAAATTGAGAATTTATAATTATAATATATTACTACATTCTTCAAGAATTTTTTTAGCTATTTCAACTTCTTCATTTTTTCCTATTTTATACAATTCATTATATAAGTTTTTAAAAATTTTATTTATTTTTTCACTTAAATTTTGAATAGTTGTATTTTTTAATAATTCTTCTATAATTCTATTTATCTCATAAGAATACTCATTATTAAAAGAAATATTCATTATTTTTAAAGGATCCCATAAATTTATAATTTTTTGAATTTTTATATATAAATTAATATAAATATTTATATTTTTTTCATCTTGTAAAATAATATTCTTAGTATCATAATAATTGGGTATTGTACAACTTAATTTATATTTTTTACTTTTTTCTATAATCTTACTTGCTATATTTTCTTCAATATCTTTTTGTGATTTATATTTATTTGAAAAGTAATATCTAAACAATTTTCCTACTTCTTGACCTAATAATTTTTTATTAATATTTCTATTATTTACTACTATATTTCTTAATTTAGATTATTAATTTGTTCCTTAGAAAGTGCTATTCCTAAAGATAAATTCAAATCTTTTTGAGCTAAAATGGCAGTAGCAAATAGTTTTTTTCTTCATTGACAAAAATCATTTTTTTAATCTTAAAAAAAATTTTTTAAGTTTAATTCTTTAATAAGTAACCTAAAAAATATTTTAGGCTACCTATAAAAAATTAAGTAACTAGCTAATTTTAGCATATTTGCTTCTTTCAGTAATTCAGTTTCTATAATAAATATTACGTTCTTCCTTATTAGCTATTTTTGTAATTTTATTTTAATTTTTAAATGTACTTCTACTATCTCTTCTTTCATTTATATCCTTTTTTAATTTTGACATAGTTACTTCTTTTCCATCTGTTCCATTATATCCGACTAAAACTTTTTTGTTTTGATTTTCTTTTTTAGAAAGAATAAAAAAATAAAAATTTTCTAAATCTGCTTCTTCAAAATACATATTTTTAAAAATTTCTAAATATTCTATTGCATCATAACTTCCATTAATTATATAATTATTATCTTTTTTAGCTATAAATAATCTTTCTTCATCAACTATTTTATTTAAAATATAGTTATATCTTTCATCTAATAGTGTAGTGGTATAATAGAATTGTAACACAAGAGTCTAATAAGATAAAATATTTTATGGAGGTTTCTATGATTAATAAATATGATATTGAATTTAAGAAGAAAATTGTTAGACTTTTCCTTGAAGAAGGTAGAACTAAAAAGAGTATATCTACTGAGTTCTCTGTTTCTGTTGCTACTATTTCTAATTGGGTTAGACAATTCCGTGATGAATGCCAAATTAATGAAAAAGCCAATCATGAATACGACTATATGAAAGAAAATCTTAGACTTCGTAAAGAACTTGAAGAAACTAAAAAAGAAAATGAATTCTTAAAAAAAGCAGCGGCATTCTTCGCGAAGGAAATCGATTAATGGCTTATCGTTTCATTCAAAAATATAGTTTTCTATTTGGAGTTAGATGGTTATTAAGAAGACTTAATATCTATCCTAATGCTTATTACAATTATCTTAAAAATAGGAAAAAGGAAAGTATTCAGGAAAAAGAAAATATAAAAAGTAAAATTAAAGAGATTTATCATTCTAATAATGGTATATTAGGTCATAGACAAATTAAAAAATTTTTACAAAGATTGTATAACATTAATATTAGTAAGACTACTGCGCATAAATATTTAAATAAGGAGTTAAAACTTTCTTCTATTACAAGAGTTAAGAGACTT is part of the Fusobacterium nucleatum genome and encodes:
- a CDS encoding serine kinase; the encoded protein is MECKKIKKVYMLYHINERKDEKLIGFLSSKEKAENIIKELVEKPGFRDCPNGFKIKTMIIGKDYYTKGFKSKCAPKDE
- a CDS encoding electron transport complex subunit E, whose translation is MKKLGVLTAGIFKENPVFVLMLGLCPTLGVTSSAINGFSMGLAVIAVLACSNGLISLFKKFIPDEVRIPAFIMIIATLVTVVDMVMNAYTPDLYKVLGLFIPLIVVNCIVLGRAESFASKNGVIDSILDGIGSGIGFTLSLTFLGSIREILGNGSVFGISLVPTNFTPALIFILAPGGFITIGMIMACINIKKERDAKKKKVTKK
- a CDS encoding RnfABCDGE type electron transport complex subunit D, with protein sequence MSTILKTGPAPHIRTAETVESVMYDVVIALIPAFAMAIYTFGVRALILTSVSVLTCILTEYLCQKALKRDIEAFDGSAILTGILFAFVVPAIMPLQYVVVGNIVAITLGKMVYGGLGHNIFNPALVGRAFVQASWPVAITTFAFDGKAGATVLDAMKRGIPLSDALIENTNQYVDAFLGQMGGCLGETSSLALLLGGAYLIYKKHIDWKLPATIIGTVFVLTWAMGADPLMQIFSGGLFLGAFFMATDMVTSPTTSKGRVVFGLGLGILISLIRMKGGYPEGTAYAILIMNGVVPLIDRYIRPKKFGGVSKNGK
- the pth gene encoding aminoacyl-tRNA hydrolase, which codes for MKVVIGLGNPGKKYEKTRHNIGFIAVDNLRKKMNISDEREKFQALVSEKNIDGEKVIFLKPQTFMNLSGNSVIEIVNFYKLDPKKDIIVIYDDMDLSFGDIRIREKGSSGGHNGIKSIISHIGEEFIRIKCGIGAKEKGAVEHVLGEFNQTEQKDLDKILEKINNCVIEMLTVQNLDRIMQKYNKKKEKLK
- a CDS encoding RnfABCDGE type electron transport complex subunit G — protein: MENRYIHFGIVLGLIAAISAGLLGGVNDFTSKVIAENTKKIVNAARIEVLPEASDFKEEEAKEVEGIQYIPGFNAAGEVVGYVASVTEPGYGGDINFVVGINNDAKITGLNVVTSSETPGLGAKINEKEWQEHWIGKDATYEFNKSVDAFAGATISPKAVYTGVIKALNTYQNEVSK
- the rsxC gene encoding electron transport complex subunit RsxC — its product is MTFFGFRGGVHPPENKIQTEHLPIEKLESPDEIFVPLLQHIGAPLNPIVNVGDRVLKGQKIADAEGLAVPVHSPVSGTVTKIESRAFPLSGKVMTIFIENDKKEEWAELSKIKNWEEADKKALLDIIREKGIVGIGGATFPTHVKLNPPPNTKIDSLILNGAECEPYLNSDNRLMLENPKSIVEGIKIIKKILNVSDVYVGIEDNKPEAIESMRKATEGTDIKIVPLKTKYPQGGEKQLIKSILDRQVPSGQLPSAVGVVVQNTGTAAAIYEAVVNGKPLIEKVVTVSGKAIKNPKNVKVAIGTPFSYILDHCGVNREEMARLVMGGPMMGLAQMTEDATVIKGTSGLLALTNEEMRPYKTKACISCSKCVSACPMGLAPLMFDRLAAAKEYEEMAVHNLMDCIECGSCAYICPANRPLAEAIKTGKAKLRAKKK
- a CDS encoding IS3 family transposase (programmed frameshift), whose protein sequence is MINKYDIEFKKKIVRLFLEEGRTKKSISTEFSVSVATISNWVRQFRDECQINEKANHEYDYMKENLRLRKELEETKKENEFFKKSSGILREGNRLMAYRFIQKYSFLFGVRWLLRRLNIYPNAYYNYLKNRKKESIQEKENIKSKIKEIYHSNNGILGHRQIKKFLQRLYNINISKTTAHKYLNKELKLSSITRVKRLNYKKGKPHKIFENLLNQNFYVSEPNKIWCTDFTYLKLTDGSFRYNCSILDLYDRSIVSSITAKEMTSDLAIKTLERALRKVTKIRNKIILHSDQGSQYSSKKFVEYCEKNMIQQSMSRAGCPYDNAPMERYFNTLKNELINHYYYKTEKEIYESIEEFAYVWYNHVRPHSYNDYMTPYEKRRSFKKINKEINFN